From a single Planctellipticum variicoloris genomic region:
- a CDS encoding SixA phosphatase family protein, translating to MKTLCLMRHAKSSWEAPELADHDRPLNVRGRRAAPQIARWLGQHDLRPDFIICSTAVRAQETVKLLRAEWLPVKFDDCPELYMAGPEQLKSVVSTFPDDVSCLLLVAHNPGLEEWLAELTGVQRKFPTAAVAVLDADVDHWSDWPGPAKPTLRVFHTPKQLTDN from the coding sequence ATGAAGACGCTCTGCCTGATGCGCCATGCCAAATCGAGCTGGGAGGCTCCCGAGCTGGCCGACCACGATCGCCCCCTCAACGTGCGGGGGCGACGGGCCGCGCCGCAGATCGCCCGCTGGCTGGGCCAGCACGACCTGCGCCCGGACTTTATCATCTGCTCGACCGCGGTCCGGGCTCAGGAAACCGTCAAACTCCTGCGTGCCGAATGGCTGCCGGTCAAATTCGATGATTGTCCCGAGCTCTACATGGCGGGTCCTGAGCAATTGAAATCCGTGGTCAGCACATTCCCCGACGACGTTTCCTGCCTGCTGCTGGTCGCCCACAATCCGGGCCTCGAAGAATGGCTCGCCGAGCTGACCGGCGTCCAACGCAAATTCCCCACGGCAGCCGTCGCAGTCCTGGACGCCGACGTCGACCACTGGTCCGACTGGCCCGGCCCCGCCAAACCAACACTCCGCGTCTTCCACACGCCCAAACAACTCACTGACAACTGA
- a CDS encoding D-TA family PLP-dependent enzyme: MDSRYAIADTSQIFSPALIVYRDILDANLARMIRISGGVDRLRPHCKTHKMPAVIERELKLGITRHKCATFAEAEMVAECGVKDIVLAYNMVGPNIARAVAFRQKFPDAKLIVTADDERMIDQLGAAMVAAGTTIGVLLDMDTGLHRTGVLPGPKAADLYRRICRTAGLTPEGFHWYDGHNHQTDLAERKAAVLGPYAAAKILRAELLAEGLSVPRIVCGGTGSFPVFAELTDPEIELSPGTCVLHDCGYGTTFPDMDFEPAALLLTRVISRPTPTRLTLDVGNKAVASDPPRGTRVQVPDLPDAEQVLHNEEHLVLETPLAGRYQPGDELLAIPRHVCPTSALYKDVYVVSGGNVVDRWPVTARDRCITI, translated from the coding sequence GTGGATTCTCGCTACGCGATCGCTGACACCTCGCAGATCTTCTCCCCGGCCCTCATCGTCTACCGCGACATTCTCGACGCCAACCTCGCACGCATGATCCGCATCTCGGGGGGCGTCGACCGGCTCCGCCCCCACTGCAAAACGCACAAGATGCCGGCGGTCATCGAGCGGGAACTCAAACTCGGAATCACCCGGCACAAGTGTGCGACATTTGCCGAGGCGGAGATGGTCGCCGAGTGCGGTGTGAAGGACATCGTGCTGGCCTACAACATGGTCGGGCCGAACATCGCCCGCGCGGTCGCCTTCCGCCAGAAATTCCCCGACGCGAAACTGATTGTGACCGCCGACGACGAGCGGATGATCGACCAGCTCGGGGCCGCAATGGTCGCCGCCGGAACGACCATCGGCGTCCTGCTCGACATGGACACCGGACTCCACCGAACCGGCGTCCTGCCCGGCCCGAAGGCCGCCGATCTGTATCGGCGAATCTGTCGGACTGCGGGACTCACGCCCGAAGGATTCCACTGGTACGACGGCCACAACCACCAGACTGATCTCGCCGAACGCAAAGCCGCCGTGCTGGGGCCCTACGCCGCAGCCAAAATTCTGCGAGCGGAACTGCTGGCCGAGGGGCTCAGCGTCCCCCGCATCGTCTGCGGCGGAACCGGGTCGTTTCCAGTCTTTGCGGAACTGACCGATCCTGAGATCGAACTCAGCCCCGGCACCTGCGTCCTGCACGACTGCGGCTACGGCACGACGTTCCCCGACATGGATTTCGAGCCGGCGGCACTGTTGCTGACCCGCGTCATCAGCCGCCCGACCCCCACTCGGCTGACGCTGGACGTCGGTAACAAGGCCGTGGCCTCCGATCCGCCGCGAGGGACGCGAGTTCAGGTGCCCGACCTGCCCGATGCCGAGCAGGTGCTGCACAACGAGGAGCATCTGGTCCTGGAGACGCCGCTGGCCGGTCGCTATCAGCCGGGCGACGAACTGCTCGCCATTCCCCGCCACGTCTGCCCGACCTCGGCCCTCTACAAAGACGTCTACGTCGTTTCGGGCGGAAACGTCGTCGATCGCTGGCCGGTCACCGCCCGAGATCGCTGCATCACGATCTGA
- a CDS encoding C45 family autoproteolytic acyltransferase/hydolase — protein MVRKFAVGWIFAGLLLSCTVSQAQTVARCGDGWLEKVDGYLVLHLKGSPYDMGYQHGALLKEHVRQNMHQLLEVKAKEWTLVEMGPVKVTPKTAIEMIVKIQQPHVDQRYFDEIRGVADGAELSHSDIRAANFIPELFHCSGFALSGTATRNGKMLHGRVLDYAVDWGLQDHAVLIVVEPTGRLPWVNVSYAGFIGSVTGMNAEHISIGEMGGGGLGHWGGRPMSLLIREALETSHSLDEAIAVFRDGPRTCQYYYVLADGEANKAVGMEASWDVFSLVEPGTPHPLLPKAVKDCVLMSAGSRYDELVKRASDNLGKFTPDEALQLMSRPVAMKSNLHNVLFEPESTRLWVANASADKEPAADQKYHAFSLKELLQRRPSADAPQLPMGQRTAAAK, from the coding sequence ATGGTGCGGAAGTTTGCCGTTGGCTGGATTTTCGCCGGCCTGCTCCTGAGCTGTACGGTTTCGCAGGCTCAGACCGTTGCCCGCTGTGGCGACGGCTGGCTGGAAAAGGTCGACGGCTACCTCGTGCTGCACCTGAAGGGCTCCCCTTATGACATGGGCTACCAGCACGGCGCTCTCCTCAAGGAGCACGTCCGGCAGAACATGCACCAGTTGCTGGAGGTGAAGGCCAAGGAGTGGACGCTGGTGGAGATGGGGCCGGTCAAGGTGACCCCCAAGACCGCCATTGAAATGATCGTCAAGATCCAGCAGCCGCATGTCGATCAGCGGTACTTCGACGAAATCCGCGGCGTCGCCGATGGCGCCGAACTCTCCCACAGCGACATTCGGGCCGCCAATTTTATCCCGGAACTGTTCCACTGCAGCGGCTTCGCGCTGTCGGGAACCGCGACCCGCAACGGAAAAATGCTGCACGGACGCGTCCTCGACTACGCCGTCGACTGGGGTTTGCAGGATCACGCGGTGCTGATCGTCGTCGAGCCGACCGGTCGGCTTCCGTGGGTGAATGTCTCGTACGCGGGGTTCATCGGCTCCGTCACGGGCATGAACGCCGAGCACATTTCCATCGGCGAGATGGGGGGCGGCGGCCTGGGCCACTGGGGGGGCCGGCCGATGTCGCTGCTGATCCGCGAAGCCCTCGAAACGTCTCACTCGCTCGACGAAGCCATCGCCGTCTTCCGCGACGGCCCGCGGACCTGCCAGTACTACTACGTGCTCGCCGATGGCGAAGCGAACAAAGCGGTCGGCATGGAAGCCTCCTGGGACGTTTTTTCGCTTGTCGAGCCCGGCACGCCGCACCCGCTGCTGCCGAAAGCCGTCAAGGACTGCGTGCTGATGTCCGCGGGGTCGCGTTACGACGAACTGGTGAAGCGGGCGTCCGACAACCTCGGAAAATTCACCCCCGACGAAGCCCTGCAACTGATGTCCCGTCCGGTCGCCATGAAATCCAACTTGCACAACGTGTTGTTTGAACCGGAATCGACCCGGTTGTGGGTGGCCAACGCCAGCGCTGACAAGGAGCCGGCGGCCGACCAGAAATACCACGCGTTCTCGCTGAAAGAACTGCTGCAGCGCCGTCCCAGCGCCGATGCGCCGCAGTTGCCGATGGGGCAGCGAACGGCCGCCGCGAAATAG
- a CDS encoding RluA family pseudouridine synthase produces the protein MTGDFTTTVGPDLAGKTVLAALRQLEPGASWSQLRGRLSSRHVLVNGVLCLEEARRLRLGDVIARQMRAAPPPPGAESVKIVYRDADLLVVDKPPGLQTERRDEEARWPAWRRAQRPTLDEIVRGLLQSQNRRSSGRAPYVGLVHRLDRETSGLMVLALNPRSEENLIAQFRDHTARRTYLAVVAGTPQSQTIRTRITRDRGDGLRGNATEGLSAVTHLTVVESFAGYSLVRCELETGRTNQIRIHLAELGHPVCGDGKYRGPLGHPVSDDSGALRLALHATRLELRHPASGKGIGWDAPLPVELASWLMRLRVSP, from the coding sequence ATGACTGGCGATTTCACGACGACCGTCGGTCCAGACCTCGCCGGAAAGACGGTCCTGGCCGCACTGCGACAGCTCGAACCGGGGGCAAGCTGGTCGCAGTTGCGAGGACGTCTGTCGAGCCGCCATGTTCTGGTCAACGGCGTGCTCTGCCTCGAAGAAGCCCGACGCCTGCGGCTGGGGGACGTCATTGCACGGCAGATGCGTGCGGCGCCGCCACCGCCGGGGGCCGAGTCCGTCAAGATTGTCTATCGCGACGCCGATCTGCTGGTCGTTGATAAACCCCCCGGCCTGCAGACGGAACGTCGGGATGAAGAAGCCCGCTGGCCCGCCTGGCGCAGAGCGCAGCGGCCTACGCTCGATGAGATCGTGCGCGGCCTGCTGCAGTCGCAGAACCGGCGATCGTCGGGGAGGGCGCCGTACGTCGGTTTGGTTCATCGTCTCGACCGGGAAACCAGCGGACTGATGGTCCTGGCGCTCAATCCGCGGTCCGAAGAAAACCTGATCGCGCAGTTCCGGGACCACACCGCCCGGCGAACCTATCTGGCGGTTGTCGCCGGGACGCCGCAGTCCCAGACGATTCGCACGCGAATCACGCGCGATCGCGGCGACGGACTGAGGGGCAACGCAACGGAAGGGCTCTCCGCCGTCACCCACCTGACCGTCGTGGAATCGTTCGCGGGATATTCGCTCGTCCGCTGCGAGCTGGAGACCGGCCGGACGAACCAGATCCGGATTCACCTGGCGGAACTGGGGCACCCGGTCTGCGGCGATGGAAAATATCGGGGTCCGCTGGGACACCCCGTCTCCGACGATAGCGGTGCGCTCCGACTGGCCCTGCATGCGACCCGGCTGGAGCTGCGCCATCCGGCGAGCGGCAAAGGAATCGGCTGGGACGCGCCGCTTCCCGTGGAGCTGGCGAGCTGGCTGATGCGACTGCGGGTTTCCCCATAA
- a CDS encoding PspA/IM30 family protein gives MSYFSRLTDIVSCNLSRLLAEADDPQAAIAEIVQEMQEGLAGARRSVATASSAEQRLQREIDEHAAQVAAWADKARERLRGGSEDGARQCLLRKREVEDLLAGLEQQHRAAIGTREHLATIQRALDARLAEALRRQAEMGVAAAPPAPDAHLSIPAHAGDERSNQIDAELQALKQELGA, from the coding sequence ATGAGTTATTTCAGTCGTCTGACCGACATTGTGTCGTGCAATCTGTCCCGTCTGCTGGCGGAGGCCGACGATCCGCAGGCCGCGATTGCCGAAATCGTGCAGGAAATGCAGGAGGGTCTGGCGGGCGCCCGGCGGAGCGTGGCGACAGCCTCCTCCGCGGAGCAGCGACTCCAGCGGGAAATCGACGAGCACGCAGCCCAGGTGGCCGCGTGGGCCGACAAAGCCCGCGAACGGCTGCGGGGAGGCTCCGAAGATGGAGCGCGGCAGTGCCTGCTGCGGAAACGGGAAGTGGAAGACCTGCTCGCCGGACTGGAGCAGCAGCACCGGGCGGCAATTGGGACGCGCGAGCATCTGGCCACGATTCAGCGGGCGCTGGATGCCCGGCTGGCAGAGGCCCTGCGGCGGCAGGCGGAAATGGGGGTGGCGGCAGCTCCGCCTGCCCCCGATGCCCATTTAAGCATTCCGGCCCACGCGGGCGACGAGCGATCCAACCAGATCGATGCCGAGCTGCAGGCCCTGAAACAGGAACTGGGGGCCTGA
- a CDS encoding RNA polymerase sigma factor, with translation MTGTQEHGATTPDRTMLDEDDQLMLRLQGGDRSAFDCLVERHRHALVGFFFRNTRDIQLSEDLTQDTLLKVYNQSWDFLPRGAFRGWMFRIARNLMIDNSRRRSHDALVKAVRGRHGEEDDGLGRIEGRVKSAESEAEQRELAKLVEATLPLLPEEQRQTFVMHHFDGLSLSEVADAMETNLPTCKSRLRLAREKLRDKLKDRGVRDPRLELDE, from the coding sequence ATGACTGGGACACAGGAACACGGGGCCACCACGCCGGATCGGACGATGCTCGACGAGGACGATCAATTGATGCTGCGGCTCCAGGGAGGAGACCGATCGGCTTTTGATTGCCTGGTGGAGCGTCACCGTCACGCGCTCGTGGGGTTCTTTTTCCGGAACACGCGCGACATTCAACTGTCGGAAGACCTGACTCAGGACACGCTGCTGAAAGTTTACAATCAGTCGTGGGACTTTCTCCCGCGCGGTGCGTTCCGGGGCTGGATGTTCCGGATTGCCCGGAATCTGATGATCGACAATTCGCGTCGGCGTTCGCACGATGCGCTGGTGAAAGCGGTGCGCGGCCGCCACGGCGAAGAGGATGACGGACTGGGGCGGATTGAGGGCCGTGTGAAGTCGGCCGAGAGCGAAGCGGAGCAGCGGGAGCTTGCGAAGCTGGTCGAGGCCACGCTGCCGCTGCTGCCGGAGGAACAGAGACAGACATTTGTCATGCACCATTTCGACGGGCTGAGCCTGTCCGAAGTGGCGGATGCCATGGAAACAAATCTGCCAACCTGCAAAAGCCGATTGCGGCTGGCGCGGGAGAAGCTGCGAGACAAGCTGAAAGATCGGGGGGTGCGGGATCCACGCCTCGAATTGGACGAATAA
- a CDS encoding PSD1 and planctomycete cytochrome C domain-containing protein: MHRSIFPTARAACLVLAVGLGAQAAEPVPVDFEREILPLLKSRCYECHDQRKATAGYRIDVRAAAARGGESGVKAIVPGHADESDLLKRVSSSDDSLRMPPEGEPLTPAEIARLKRWIDAGAPWPDALAGLDPATSRHWAFQPPQRPELPEVKATEWIRNAIDRFVLARLEADGLTPSPEADRITLIRRLSLDLLGLPPSVADVDAFVADRDPKAYANLVERLLASPHYGERWGRLWLDAARYADSDGFEKDKPRFVWFYRDYVINAHNRDLPYNQFIIEQIAGDLLPGGTQDQLVATGFLRNSMINEEGGVDPEQFRMEAMFDRMDAVGKGVLGLTIQCAQCHNHKYDPLTQLDYYRMFACLNDSHEGSAIAYTPAEQQQRADLFRQIAEIEAGLKESTPDWPAKLAAWEETVRGDQPDWTVVQSAEDDLSGGQKMYRLPDGSYLCQGYAPTKHTVVVTVVSRQPKITGFRLEQLNDPNLPLSGPGRSIYGTSALTEFKVHVKPLGKPDEARWVKFVRATSDADPPERPLEPLFGDKTDRKRVTGPVDYAIDGKDETAWTIDVGPGRRNQPRKAVFVPELPITLPEGSEGLELQFHLVQNHGGWNSDDNQNLNLGRFRLAVTAAENPVADPLSTAARAALQVPASERSAAQQAALFGAWRATVPEWKAANDRIEVLWQQHPAGASQLVLSRRETPRMTHLLKRGDFLKPGPTVEPGVPGFLNSLPDTDEPDRLAFARWLADRNSPTTARALVNRVWQAYFGTGLVETSEDLGTQAAPPSHPELLDWLAVEFMERGWSQKELHRLIVNSATYRQSSRVTPEQHAIDPTNRLLGRGARFRVDAELVRDITLAASSLLNEDVGGPSVFPPLPAFMLLPPASYGPKTWPESQGAERHRRALYTFRYRSLPYPVLQAFDAPNGDFACVRRNRSNTPLQALMTLNEPVFLEAARGLAERTLAGGGATDAERLTYAFRCCVARPPANAELQELQQLLQDQRAHFSQPGIDAAELAGGEDSTGHSPAERAAWTAVARVLLNLDETITRE; the protein is encoded by the coding sequence GTGCACCGCTCGATTTTTCCGACCGCCCGCGCGGCCTGCCTCGTACTGGCCGTCGGTCTCGGGGCGCAGGCCGCCGAGCCGGTCCCCGTCGACTTCGAACGCGAAATCCTGCCGCTGCTGAAATCGCGGTGCTACGAGTGCCACGACCAGCGCAAAGCGACCGCCGGTTACCGGATCGACGTCCGCGCCGCCGCCGCCCGTGGCGGAGAGTCCGGGGTCAAAGCCATCGTTCCCGGACACGCTGACGAGAGCGATCTCCTGAAACGGGTCTCCTCGTCCGACGATTCCCTGCGCATGCCGCCCGAAGGGGAACCGCTCACTCCGGCAGAAATCGCCCGGCTGAAACGCTGGATCGACGCCGGCGCCCCCTGGCCCGATGCATTGGCCGGTCTCGACCCGGCGACAAGTCGGCATTGGGCCTTCCAGCCGCCGCAACGCCCGGAGCTGCCGGAGGTTAAAGCGACTGAATGGATTCGGAATGCAATCGACCGGTTCGTCCTGGCGCGACTTGAGGCCGACGGGCTGACGCCATCGCCCGAAGCGGACCGGATCACGCTCATCCGCCGGCTCAGCCTCGATCTGCTCGGCCTCCCCCCCAGCGTGGCCGACGTCGATGCCTTTGTCGCCGACCGCGATCCCAAAGCGTACGCCAACCTGGTCGAACGGCTGCTGGCTTCGCCGCATTACGGGGAGCGCTGGGGCCGGCTCTGGCTCGATGCGGCTCGCTATGCGGATTCCGACGGATTCGAGAAGGATAAACCCCGATTCGTCTGGTTCTACCGGGACTATGTCATCAACGCCCACAACCGGGATCTGCCCTACAACCAGTTCATCATCGAACAGATCGCCGGCGACCTGCTGCCCGGCGGCACGCAGGACCAGCTCGTCGCGACCGGCTTCCTGCGGAACTCGATGATCAACGAAGAAGGGGGCGTTGATCCCGAACAGTTCCGCATGGAGGCGATGTTCGACCGGATGGACGCCGTCGGCAAAGGAGTGCTCGGCCTGACGATTCAGTGCGCCCAGTGCCACAATCACAAATACGATCCCCTGACGCAGCTCGATTATTACCGCATGTTCGCCTGCCTCAACGATTCCCACGAAGGGAGCGCAATCGCCTACACCCCCGCCGAGCAGCAGCAGCGAGCCGATCTGTTTCGCCAGATCGCCGAAATTGAAGCGGGGCTCAAGGAGTCGACTCCCGACTGGCCGGCGAAGCTGGCGGCCTGGGAAGAGACTGTCCGGGGGGATCAGCCGGATTGGACCGTAGTCCAGTCTGCCGAAGACGACCTGTCGGGTGGCCAGAAAATGTATCGCCTGCCGGACGGTTCCTACCTTTGTCAGGGGTATGCCCCAACGAAGCACACGGTCGTGGTGACGGTCGTCAGCCGACAGCCGAAGATCACCGGGTTCCGGCTCGAACAGCTCAACGATCCCAATCTGCCGCTTTCCGGCCCCGGACGTTCCATCTACGGCACGTCGGCTCTCACGGAATTCAAGGTCCACGTGAAGCCGCTCGGCAAACCGGACGAGGCCCGTTGGGTCAAGTTTGTCCGGGCGACGTCGGACGCCGATCCGCCCGAACGTCCGCTGGAACCTCTCTTCGGCGACAAGACCGACCGCAAACGCGTCACCGGCCCGGTCGATTACGCCATCGACGGCAAGGACGAAACGGCCTGGACGATCGACGTCGGCCCCGGCCGGCGGAATCAGCCCCGCAAGGCGGTCTTCGTCCCCGAATTGCCGATCACGCTCCCCGAGGGGAGCGAGGGGCTCGAGCTGCAGTTTCATCTCGTGCAGAACCACGGGGGCTGGAACAGCGACGACAATCAGAACCTGAATCTCGGCCGGTTTCGGCTCGCGGTCACCGCGGCCGAGAACCCTGTGGCCGATCCGCTGTCAACCGCCGCCCGTGCGGCGCTGCAAGTCCCCGCCTCCGAGCGGTCTGCGGCTCAACAGGCCGCGCTGTTCGGCGCCTGGCGGGCGACCGTTCCGGAATGGAAGGCTGCCAACGACCGCATCGAAGTGCTCTGGCAGCAGCATCCGGCAGGGGCTTCGCAACTGGTCCTGTCCCGCCGCGAAACTCCCCGGATGACCCACCTGCTCAAACGGGGCGACTTCCTGAAGCCTGGACCGACGGTCGAACCGGGGGTCCCGGGGTTTCTGAATTCGCTCCCGGATACAGACGAGCCAGACCGCCTGGCGTTCGCCCGCTGGCTCGCGGATCGGAATTCCCCGACCACCGCCCGAGCTCTCGTCAACCGCGTCTGGCAGGCTTACTTCGGGACGGGGCTGGTGGAGACCAGCGAGGATCTCGGGACGCAGGCCGCGCCGCCGAGCCACCCCGAGCTGCTCGACTGGTTGGCAGTGGAATTCATGGAGCGGGGTTGGAGTCAGAAGGAGCTGCATCGGCTGATCGTCAATTCCGCGACCTACCGGCAGTCGTCGCGAGTGACGCCGGAGCAGCACGCGATCGATCCGACCAACCGTCTCCTCGGTCGCGGAGCCCGGTTCCGGGTCGACGCCGAACTGGTTCGCGACATCACGCTCGCCGCCAGCAGCCTGCTCAACGAAGACGTCGGCGGACCGAGCGTCTTTCCGCCGCTGCCTGCGTTCATGCTGCTCCCGCCGGCCAGCTACGGACCGAAGACCTGGCCCGAAAGCCAGGGGGCCGAGCGCCATCGCCGGGCGCTCTACACCTTCCGATACCGCTCGCTGCCCTATCCGGTCCTGCAGGCCTTCGACGCACCCAACGGCGACTTTGCCTGCGTCCGCCGGAATCGTTCGAATACCCCGCTCCAGGCGCTGATGACCCTCAACGAGCCGGTCTTCCTGGAGGCCGCGCGCGGTCTGGCCGAACGAACGCTGGCTGGCGGGGGGGCGACTGACGCCGAGCGATTGACGTACGCCTTCCGCTGCTGCGTCGCCCGTCCCCCGGCGAACGCAGAACTTCAGGAACTGCAGCAACTCCTGCAGGATCAGCGCGCCCACTTTTCTCAGCCGGGGATCGACGCGGCTGAACTCGCCGGCGGGGAGGACAGCACCGGCCATTCGCCGGCGGAGCGGGCCGCCTGGACGGCGGTCGCCCGCGTGCTCCTCAACCTCGACGAAACTATCACCCGGGAGTAA
- a CDS encoding DUF1501 domain-containing protein → MSPLDFSAQSHRQLVARRWFLQQCGVGLGSLALTDLLGPAAHGATSDPLGLRAPHHPPKAKRVIFLFMAGAPSHLELFDNKPKLAELDGQLPPAELLQGYRAAFINPNSRLLGPKFKFARHGECGVELSELLPHLAEVVDDIAIVKSMATDAFNHAPGQLLMNTGAQQFGRPSFGAWATYGLGSETRELPSFVVFSSGKKGPSGGSSCWGSGFLPTVYQGVTFRGSGDPVLYLSNPPGVDDTVQRESLASINRLNQLRFDAVGDPEIATRINSFEMAGRMQSSAPELMDLGQETKQTLEMYGAEPGKPSFANNCLLARRLVERGVRFVQLFHEAWDQHGNLVGDLKKNCADTDRPCAALIKDLKQRGLLEDTLVIWGGEFGRTPMVQGGNDGRDHHPNAFSMWFAGGGIKPGLTLGNSDELGFNAVEDRVHVHDLHATLLHLLGFDHTQLTYKFQGRPFRLTDVHGEVVGKMLA, encoded by the coding sequence ATGTCCCCGCTGGATTTTTCTGCTCAATCGCATCGACAGCTTGTCGCCCGCCGCTGGTTTCTGCAGCAGTGCGGCGTCGGACTCGGCTCGCTGGCCCTGACCGACCTGCTGGGACCGGCCGCTCACGGAGCAACATCCGACCCCCTGGGGCTGCGTGCGCCTCATCACCCGCCGAAAGCGAAGCGGGTGATCTTTCTCTTCATGGCGGGGGCGCCCAGCCACCTGGAGCTGTTCGACAACAAACCGAAGCTGGCCGAACTGGACGGACAGCTTCCGCCTGCCGAGCTGCTGCAGGGCTACCGGGCGGCGTTCATCAATCCGAACTCCCGGTTACTCGGTCCCAAATTCAAGTTCGCCCGTCATGGGGAGTGCGGTGTGGAGCTGTCCGAACTGCTGCCGCATCTGGCGGAGGTGGTCGACGACATCGCGATTGTGAAATCGATGGCCACTGACGCCTTCAATCACGCGCCGGGTCAGCTCCTGATGAACACCGGCGCCCAACAGTTCGGCCGGCCCAGCTTCGGCGCCTGGGCGACCTACGGCCTCGGGAGCGAAACCCGCGAACTGCCGTCGTTCGTCGTCTTCAGTTCGGGAAAGAAGGGGCCCAGCGGCGGCAGCAGTTGCTGGGGGAGCGGCTTCCTGCCGACCGTCTACCAGGGAGTCACTTTCCGCGGCAGCGGCGACCCCGTCCTGTATCTCTCCAATCCGCCGGGAGTCGACGACACGGTTCAACGGGAGTCCCTGGCCTCGATCAACCGCCTCAACCAGCTCCGGTTCGACGCCGTGGGAGACCCCGAGATTGCCACGCGGATCAACTCCTTCGAGATGGCCGGGCGGATGCAGTCGAGCGCCCCGGAGCTGATGGATCTGGGGCAGGAAACGAAGCAGACGCTGGAAATGTACGGAGCCGAGCCTGGGAAGCCATCATTCGCCAACAACTGCCTGCTGGCGCGCCGGCTGGTCGAGCGGGGCGTCCGTTTCGTGCAGCTCTTCCACGAAGCCTGGGATCAGCATGGCAATCTGGTGGGCGATCTCAAAAAGAACTGCGCCGACACGGATCGTCCCTGCGCCGCCCTGATCAAAGATCTCAAGCAGCGGGGATTGCTGGAAGACACGCTCGTCATCTGGGGAGGCGAATTCGGCCGGACGCCGATGGTCCAGGGGGGCAACGACGGCCGCGATCACCACCCGAACGCCTTCAGCATGTGGTTCGCGGGGGGCGGAATCAAACCGGGTCTGACGCTCGGCAATTCCGACGAGCTCGGCTTCAACGCCGTCGAAGACCGGGTCCACGTCCACGACCTGCACGCGACGCTGCTCCACCTGCTGGGCTTCGACCACACCCAACTGACCTACAAATTCCAGGGCCGCCCGTTCCGCCTGACCGATGTGCATGGGGAGGTGGTGGGGAAGATGTTGGCGTAG
- a CDS encoding beta-ketoacyl-[acyl-carrier-protein] synthase family protein, with product MTDRGWSTRDVDPVVVTGIGLVTPLGADRETTWRRLLAGERGVDWLPDASRAAFERVGFPRPWGGSAALTAGQILPGRDRSLSLARVATAEALADASFDPAESETGCVFGASKGGLSATAAWWEAVHHRQQSHDLPPFPDLWPSAAGVDLAEHWNLRGPLLTPVAACATGLAACLRGVNLLHEGACEVVLAGSVDAAVTPAVLASFRRLGVLAPPEPDPAAACRPFDRQRQGFAVGEGAACLVLERQSHALLRGARWYCAWEWGRLAADPTGLTQLAPDGAPLQRLIRDVLRGQRPDLLHLHGTGTHLNDAVESQAVAAVLGDALPKIPAVSVKGALGHLLGAAGSVELALAALSLRDQMAPPVANLVHADPACPLPWLPRTAERLPIERVLKLSLGFGGHLAAAVLSRCRGEGEREALIVDR from the coding sequence GTGACTGACCGGGGCTGGAGCACGCGCGACGTCGATCCGGTTGTGGTCACGGGAATCGGCCTCGTTACGCCGCTGGGCGCCGATCGCGAAACGACCTGGCGACGCCTGCTGGCCGGCGAGAGGGGCGTCGACTGGCTCCCGGACGCGTCGCGTGCGGCCTTCGAGCGCGTCGGCTTTCCGCGTCCCTGGGGGGGCTCCGCCGCGCTGACCGCGGGGCAAATTCTGCCCGGTCGCGACCGGAGTCTCTCCCTGGCTCGGGTTGCGACCGCCGAGGCGCTCGCCGACGCCTCCTTCGATCCGGCGGAAAGCGAAACCGGCTGCGTATTCGGCGCCAGTAAGGGAGGGCTGAGCGCCACCGCCGCATGGTGGGAGGCAGTCCATCATCGCCAGCAGTCGCACGATCTGCCGCCATTTCCGGACCTCTGGCCCTCCGCAGCGGGCGTCGATCTGGCGGAGCATTGGAATCTGCGAGGTCCGCTGCTGACCCCCGTGGCGGCCTGCGCGACCGGACTTGCGGCCTGTCTGCGGGGGGTAAACTTGCTGCACGAAGGGGCCTGCGAAGTCGTTCTGGCAGGGAGCGTCGACGCGGCAGTGACCCCTGCCGTGCTGGCGTCCTTCCGCCGCCTCGGCGTGCTGGCTCCGCCGGAACCGGACCCTGCAGCCGCCTGCCGTCCCTTTGATCGGCAGCGGCAAGGATTTGCGGTGGGGGAGGGAGCGGCCTGCCTGGTGCTGGAGCGACAGTCGCACGCGCTGTTGCGCGGAGCGCGATGGTATTGCGCCTGGGAATGGGGTCGGCTGGCGGCCGACCCCACGGGACTGACGCAACTCGCTCCGGACGGCGCACCGCTGCAGCGACTCATTCGCGACGTCCTGCGGGGCCAGCGCCCGGATCTGCTCCACCTCCACGGAACCGGCACGCATCTCAACGACGCCGTCGAAAGCCAGGCGGTCGCAGCGGTCCTGGGCGACGCCTTACCAAAAATTCCGGCAGTCAGTGTGAAGGGGGCGCTGGGACACCTGCTGGGAGCGGCGGGGAGCGTTGAACTGGCCCTGGCGGCGCTGAGCCTGCGGGATCAAATGGCGCCGCCGGTTGCGAATCTGGTCCATGCCGATCCCGCCTGCCCGCTCCCCTGGCTGCCACGAACCGCGGAACGCCTCCCCATCGAGCGCGTTCTCAAGCTCTCACTCGGCTTCGGCGGCCACCTGGCGGCGGCGGTGTTGAGCCGCTGTCGGGGAGAGGGGGAGAGGGAAGCGTTGATCGTTGATCGTTGA